Proteins encoded together in one Rhizobium sp. 11515TR window:
- a CDS encoding FAD-binding oxidoreductase — protein sequence MGIEFAQMQRGQAAVWDPEHDEMLVCIDVHQETHDVKSFTFASPEGKRFSFNAGQYFLFDFPMGPDSEARCYSISSSPHRGNAFTVTVKRVPGGKVSNWLHDTMAAGMTVKGQGPLGHFIRPQGENTKLLLLSGGSGITPVMSITRDLADRYAPSDIVFLHAARTPSDLIFRHDLSGLATRMKGLRLQFLPETVAGEPDWPGLTGRISLEYLKLAVPDIAERVVMCCGPAPFMAAARSITAALGVPASNYIEESFDAAVIDEPGLDVEQQPAQKVHQVEFSKQKRTLQVSSDQTVLAAAKKGSIRLPSSCSNGMCGTCKSKLVSGSVEMNHNGGIRQREIDAGMFLPCCSKPLSDLVIDR from the coding sequence ATGGGTATTGAGTTCGCTCAAATGCAGCGCGGCCAGGCCGCCGTTTGGGATCCAGAGCACGACGAGATGCTCGTATGCATCGACGTGCACCAGGAGACGCATGACGTAAAGAGCTTCACGTTCGCATCTCCAGAAGGCAAGCGCTTCAGCTTCAATGCCGGGCAATACTTTCTGTTCGATTTCCCGATGGGTCCGGACAGTGAAGCGCGCTGCTACAGCATCTCGTCGTCGCCCCATCGCGGCAACGCGTTCACCGTCACGGTCAAGCGCGTGCCCGGCGGCAAGGTCTCGAACTGGCTGCACGACACCATGGCTGCCGGCATGACGGTCAAGGGCCAGGGGCCGCTCGGTCACTTCATCCGTCCGCAAGGGGAGAACACGAAACTCCTGCTGCTCTCGGGCGGCTCCGGCATCACGCCGGTCATGTCGATCACACGCGATCTGGCGGATCGATACGCACCCTCGGACATCGTTTTCCTTCACGCAGCGCGCACGCCCTCGGACCTCATCTTCCGCCATGACCTTTCGGGTCTTGCGACACGGATGAAAGGCCTGCGTCTCCAGTTCCTGCCGGAGACGGTGGCTGGCGAGCCGGACTGGCCGGGATTGACCGGCCGGATCTCGCTCGAATACCTCAAGCTTGCGGTTCCGGACATCGCCGAGCGTGTCGTCATGTGCTGCGGCCCGGCGCCCTTTATGGCGGCGGCGCGTTCCATCACCGCGGCGTTGGGCGTTCCCGCGTCAAACTACATCGAAGAGAGTTTCGATGCCGCTGTCATTGACGAGCCGGGACTGGACGTCGAGCAACAGCCCGCCCAGAAGGTTCATCAGGTCGAATTCTCGAAGCAGAAGCGAACGCTACAAGTCTCCTCTGATCAGACGGTGCTCGCGGCTGCGAAGAAGGGCAGCATCAGGCTTCCTTCGTCCTGTTCGAATGGCATGTGTGGCACGTGCAAATCCAAGCTCGTCTCAGGCTCGGTCGAAATGAATCACAATGGCGGTATCCGTCAGCGGGAGATCGACGCCGGCATGTTCCTGCCTTGCTGCTCGAAGCCGCTTAGCGATCTCGTCATCGATCGCTAA